Genomic segment of Paenibacillaceae bacterium GAS479:
AAATGGCCAACATAGATACGGAGGTAATGGCCCTCCGTTTCCAAATGCGCGGAGCCCCATACTTGGCGCAGCAGTTGCTTCTGGGTCATGACTTTGCCTGCGTTGAGGGCAAGCGTTTTGAGCAGATCGTATTCCGTCGGCGTCAGCTTGATTCGATTGCCTGATCGCTCCACCAGCCGCTGTGCCAGATCGATCGTCAGCTCTCCGAAGCGGAGTACAGGCTCCGTTGAAGCCGTGCCAACCGCATGCCGAAGCGCTACGCGGATACGAGCGACAAGCTCGCCCATGCTGAACGGCTTGGTGACATAGTCATCCGCCCCGCTGTCGAGCGCCTCGATTTTGTCTTCTTCCCGATCCTTGGCAGTTAGTACAATAACCGGAACCGGCGACCATTGCCGTATGCGCTTCAGCACATCCAGTCCAGGCCCGTCCGGCAACCCAAGATCAAGCAAAATAAGATCCGGATGGTTCATCGATGCCTGCAACAAACCGTCTGAACCGGTTCCGCTCTCAAGCAGATCATACTGATGCGCCTGAAGCGTCACCTTCAGCAGCTTGCGAATCTGTGGTTCATCCTCGATAAGCAGAATGCGCGCTCCCTTGTGGGCTTCACTCAATTTGTTCCCCTCCTTGATCCACCAGCTCCAGCTGTTCCAGCGGAAGTTCTACGGTGATAGCTGTTCCTTTGCCGCCAGCGCCGACGCCGGCCATAATCGCGCCTCCATGCAGCTCAGCGATTCCTTTGGAGATCGCCAGTCCAAGACCAGTTCCAGTCAAGTGAGCCGCATTCCCGCTGCGATAAAATTTATCAAATACTTTGGAGGCATCTTCGCTTGGAATGCCAATCCCCTCGTCACGTACAATAAGCGACACACGATTGTCCGTCGTCCGCACTTCTAGCTCAAGCACACTTTGTTCTGGGGAATATTTGATGGCATTGCTAATAATATTGACCATCATCTGCTCCAGCAGCACCGGATCGCCTTTCAGCAGCGGCACGGGCTCTGGCATAAGCATTACCGTTCTACGACTACCACGAGCCTCGCGCAGCTGGCGCAGAGCAGCGCCAATCAGCTCATCAGCGCCTACCCAGTCGCGCCGCAGCTTGAGCATGCCTCCCTCAAGCCGCACCATCCCTAGCAAGTTGCCAACGAGTCGGTTCATGCGCTGAGCACCATTGCGGATGGACTCAAGCAGTTCACGCTTCTCATTATCTGTAAAAAGGTTCCCCGATTCCAGCAAGCCGCTGCTGGAGCCGATGATTTCCGCGAGCGGTGTCCTCAGCTCATGCGACACTGAATCGAGCAGCGTTGCTCTCATTCGCTCGGATTCCGCTGTCACTTGCGCAAGCCTAGCCTCTTCGCCGCGCTTAATGCGGGCCAGTGCACCTGCAGCTAGATCGCTCAGCGCCGCCAGTCGCAACCGCTCCTCTGAATCCGGCCACCCGTTTTGCTCCCGACTTCGAAACGATACGGCCCCATGCACTGAATCCTCTGCTAGCAAAGGCAAACAAAAAACTTGGCCACCCATCGATTGTGAGATTCCCCTATCAGCAACCTCACTGATTAACATCGCTCGCTTGGCTGCCGATAGATTCGGGTCCTCGGGATCGGCAGCTCGTGAGCGGCCTGATTCATCATGCCTTTGGAGCTCGCCTCCAGTTGTCGGAAGATAGAAAATCGTTTCCAGACCAGACATTTCCCGGATTCCACCGCCAAAAGCCCGCAAAAGTGCTGGCAAATCCGTCACATCGGACATGCTTCTGCTCATCCCGTACAAAATCGCCGTTAGACGCTCCTGCTGCCGAGCCTGTATCACCTGTTGTTTGAGACGATCTGCAAGTCCAGCAGTCATGAGCGCCACCGCAAGATAAACAGCGAAGGAGATTAAATAGCGCAAATCAGCAACCGTAAAGCTAAGCACGGGAGGTACAAAAAAGAAGTCAAAAGCAAGTACACCCACAATCGCCGCAAATACCGCTGGTGCTCTACCGCCATAAACCGCACATAACAGTACCGGAAATAAAAAAAGCAAAGCCGCATTGACCGGCTCCATACGCAGAACAGGAAGCTGCAGAACTACAGTAAGCCCTGCTATGCCGAGCATCGTAGCAGCGTAAATACGCCATCGCCGATTGGCAGCAGATGTTTGCATTCAATTCTGTCCTCTCTCTACCTGAATGGTATACCTATTATAGCTTAGGAGACGCCATAATCCAGCAAAATCCAATTCATTCCCTGCCCCCTTTATACAAGCTGACAGAGACATCTTTTACAAAATGTATAGCTTTGTGTGAGGAAATAATTGGTATAATGCACATGCAGTCAAATCCCAATCCTGTCAGGAGGTATGAAGTAATGAAAGCTTTTGTAAGACTTTTTGCATGCGTCGCACTAATCTTTTCCCTGGTGCTAGGCAGTGCACAGCCGCTGGGGCTGTCGCCTGTTCCTAACGCCGAGGCCGCTGTTTCAGGGCCGACAGATTTCGCCGGTATCATCAATTATTTGAAAGCCAACGGTAAGCTCCCGCCCAACTTTTTGACGAAAAGCCAGGCATCCAGTAAAGGCTGGGTATCCAGCAAATGCAATCTAGCTACAGTCGCTCCGGGGTACAGTATTGGCGGAGATGTGTTCCAAAACCGCGAGGGCTTGCTGCCGGCGAAAAGCGGCCGCACTTGGCGTGAAGCGGACGCCTACTATACATCTGGCTGCCGCAACGCTTCTCGTGTGTTATATTCCAATGACGGGCTGTACTATTCAACAGACGATCATTACGCTACCTTTAAAAAATGGTAGATAACATTTAAAATTAGGAAAAAGGGACTTGTCCAAGCGGCAGGTCCCTTGGTCTTCCCAGCTAGAAATCAAGAAAGCAGGTGTAGCGATGAAAGAGCTTCTGCTAGACGGAAAAAAACTTGCGTCTATGGACGATGTGCATGACTTATTTGCTAGGGAATTAGCTTTTCCCGATTATTACGGCCGTAATCTGGATGCCTTGTATGATTGTCTGCAGGATTACAGCGAACCGCCGGTTCGAATTCGTTGGTCGCATTATAAGGAGAGCACAGCGAAGCTCGGCAACGGTAGTGCCGAATCACTCCTGGAGCTGCTAAAGGACATGGAAACCGAAGTGGCTGGATTCACGGTCGTAGTGGAGGAATAAGGTACGAACTTAGCATCTTGTCTGGTTTTAGTCAAAAAGGCAGTCCCCGTCATCCCGGCTTGTACCGTTGATGACGAGAGACTGCCTTTTTTCTTTGGAAGCTGTGGCTGTTTGAGAAGCCATAGTAATTTCTTGTTATAGAAACAGGACTTTCGTGTTACAGAAATAGAACTAAAGTACACTGCGAGAAGACACGTAGCGGTCTTTCCACCAACCGGAGTTCAGGCTGTCTATTTTAACGCCATCCGCGGAAGGTGCGTTATGAATGAACTGACCGTTCCCCATGTAAATACCGACATGGTTGATTGCACCGTTATTGCTGCCGATTGAGTCGAAGAAGATCAGATCGCCCGTTTGCAGATTGGCACGGCTCACCGCTTTGCCCTGGAGCTTCTGAGAGCTTGTCCCCCATTTGAGATCAACGCCCACTTTATCGTAAATAAACTCAGTGAACGAGGAGCAGTCGAAGATTAACTGGGATGTATTGCGAACGCCGAATTCATACGAAACCCGACCCATATAGCTCTTAGCAAGCTCAACGACCTGTTTGCGCTTGGACGAAGTATCTCCCGGCTGGGTTGTTTGCCCACCATCATCGTTATGGGTTTCGTCATGCGTGGAATATTTGCCATCCGAGGAAATGAACCCGCTCTCGCCCTGCTTCGTTTGTATTTTTAGCCAGCCAGTTCCCGCATGGCCGACGACATTTACCTGCTCGCCTTTTTTAAGCAACCGTATTTTGGATGAATTGACGCTTGCCTGCTCCCGCATGTTTACGCCATAAGTAATTTTAGTATCATAAGATACAGCTGCGGACACCTTCTGAGCAGCTGGAATCCATGTTGCGCCGATCACGCTAAACCCGAGTGTTG
This window contains:
- a CDS encoding two-component system, OmpR family, KDP operon response regulator KdpE; the encoded protein is MSEAHKGARILLIEDEPQIRKLLKVTLQAHQYDLLESGTGSDGLLQASMNHPDLILLDLGLPDGPGLDVLKRIRQWSPVPVIVLTAKDREEDKIEALDSGADDYVTKPFSMGELVARIRVALRHAVGTASTEPVLRFGELTIDLAQRLVERSGNRIKLTPTEYDLLKTLALNAGKVMTQKQLLRQVWGSAHLETEGHYLRIYVGHLRKKLDDHPADPIYIATEPGIGYRFLLGEGRDANDNR
- a CDS encoding two-component system, OmpR family, sensor histidine kinase KdpD, which produces MQTSAANRRWRIYAATMLGIAGLTVVLQLPVLRMEPVNAALLFLFPVLLCAVYGGRAPAVFAAIVGVLAFDFFFVPPVLSFTVADLRYLISFAVYLAVALMTAGLADRLKQQVIQARQQERLTAILYGMSRSMSDVTDLPALLRAFGGGIREMSGLETIFYLPTTGGELQRHDESGRSRAADPEDPNLSAAKRAMLISEVADRGISQSMGGQVFCLPLLAEDSVHGAVSFRSREQNGWPDSEERLRLAALSDLAAGALARIKRGEEARLAQVTAESERMRATLLDSVSHELRTPLAEIIGSSSGLLESGNLFTDNEKRELLESIRNGAQRMNRLVGNLLGMVRLEGGMLKLRRDWVGADELIGAALRQLREARGSRRTVMLMPEPVPLLKGDPVLLEQMMVNIISNAIKYSPEQSVLELEVRTTDNRVSLIVRDEGIGIPSEDASKVFDKFYRSGNAAHLTGTGLGLAISKGIAELHGGAIMAGVGAGGKGTAITVELPLEQLELVDQGGEQIE
- a CDS encoding ribonuclease, translated to MKAFVRLFACVALIFSLVLGSAQPLGLSPVPNAEAAVSGPTDFAGIINYLKANGKLPPNFLTKSQASSKGWVSSKCNLATVAPGYSIGGDVFQNREGLLPAKSGRTWREADAYYTSGCRNASRVLYSNDGLYYSTDDHYATFKKW
- a CDS encoding ribonuclease inhibitor; the encoded protein is MSKRQVPWSSQLEIKKAGVAMKELLLDGKKLASMDDVHDLFARELAFPDYYGRNLDALYDCLQDYSEPPVRIRWSHYKESTAKLGNGSAESLLELLKDMETEVAGFTVVVEE
- a CDS encoding SH3 domain-containing protein, whose product is MNNKWVTKKLVGATLCATLGFSVIGATWIPAAQKVSAAVSYDTKITYGVNMREQASVNSSKIRLLKKGEQVNVVGHAGTGWLKIQTKQGESGFISSDGKYSTHDETHNDDGGQTTQPGDTSSKRKQVVELAKSYMGRVSYEFGVRNTSQLIFDCSSFTEFIYDKVGVDLKWGTSSQKLQGKAVSRANLQTGDLIFFDSIGSNNGAINHVGIYMGNGQFIHNAPSADGVKIDSLNSGWWKDRYVSSRSVL